The Pseudomonas hefeiensis genomic sequence ACAGAAGAAGTATGGGTGGCCGGGAAATCGAAGGCTAAATAAACCATCCAAGACAGTTGCCCCCACGGTTAATCAATCGGCCGCAAGAATCTGCGTCACGCTGACCACCGTTGCATACTCCCCATGCAAGTTGCTCAGCGACATGGCATGCACCTCGCCAGCCGAACGGGCATGGCCGAAATAATCAGCCTTGTCGAAGGTAAAACACGCGTCTTCGGCCACCCAGGTATCGAATCCAAGATTGCCGGCCGTACGCGCCGTGGACTCCACCGAGTTGTTCGTCGCCACGCCCACGATCACCAACTGCCCAATCCCCGCTTCATGCAGGTCCGCCTCCAGGCGCGTGCCGCAGAATGCATCCGGCACCTGCTTTTGAACCAGCCTTTCCCCGGCCAACGGCTCGAACCGCTCCTGAACCTCCACACCCGATTGCCCAGGCCAGAACACTGAGTCCGGCGAGCGGGACAGGTGGTGGACATGGATTACCGGCCGTGCCGATTGTCGCCAGAATCCGAGCAACTGGAGCATGCGCTGCTCCGCATTGGGGTTGTTGCGAGGGCCTAGCCTGGGATGAAGGATGCCTTTTTGTTGATCAATAAGAATCAGAGCTGCGTTTTTCTGTAGCTGCATGCCGGTTTTCTCGTGCGCGGTCATTGAATTTTCCACACTTGAGCATCACCTCTTCCTACAGGCAAGCCTTTCGGCAATCAGGACGACCTCCTGCCGTCATTTGTTGTCCATCCATCACGATGTCCTATCTGGAGCCTTCCATGATCGACCTGTATTACTGGACCACGCCCAACGGCCACAAAATCTCGTTGTTCCTCGAAGAAGCCGGCATGCCCTACAAGGTGCACCCGATCAACATCGGCCAGGGAGAGCAATTCAAGCCCGAGTTTCTGAAAATCGCCCCCAACAACCGCATCCCGGCCATTGTCGACCACGAACCGGCCGACGGCGGCGAGCCGATTTCGCTATTCGAGTCGGGCGCGATCCTGCTGTACCTGGCGGAAAAAACCGGCCAGTTCATTCCAGAGGATTTGCGTGGTCGGCAAGAGGTTTTGCAGTGGCTGTTCTGGCAGATGGGCGGCCTGGGGCCAATGGCCGGACAGAATCATCACTTCAGCCGGTTCGCCCCGGAAAAAATCCCCTACGCGATCAAGCGTTATGTCGAGGAAACCGCTCGTCTGTACGGTGTGCTGGATCGCCGCCTGGCGGACCGTGAATTCGTGGCGGGCAACGAGTACAGCATTGCCGACATGGCGATTTATCCCTGGACCGTTTCACACCAATGGCAAAGCCAGCACCTGGAAGACTTCCCGAACGTGCAGCGCTGGTTCAATCGCATCAAGGAGCGCCCGGCCACCGTCAAGGCCTACGCCCTGGTGGACAAGATCAACCCGCCCAAGCCCTGAGCGCTCCTGACACACCCAAAACCCGCTGTGGGAGCACGGCTTGCCCGCGATGAAGTCGATGCGCTCATCAAAGATCGAGTCGCCTGTTTCGCGAGCAAGCTTTGCTCCCACACTGCCACAGCAAGCTTTGCTCCCACACTGCCGGGGTGCCTCACAGCAGGCTTTGCTCCCAGGCTGCTGGTGAGCCTCACAGCAGGCTTTGCTCCCACACTGGTGGCGAGCTCACAGCAGGCTTTGATCGCCAAATCAACAAATAACCCTTACCCCCGCTTGCGCGCCCCCCTCCTGCTCACTAACGTAGCGCCTTTATTGGTGCCCCCTCCCGCAGGAGCTTTGCCATGGCTTCGCCAGCCTCTATTTTTTCCTTCCCCCGGCTCGGTGTTGCCGCCGCAGTGGCCAGTGTGCTCGGTCTGAGCGGTTGCCAGACCTGGAACGCTCAGGACACTGTCCCTCCGACCTCCGGTGTGCAACCGCTCAAGGGGCTGGCGCAGAACGTCTCGGTTCGGCGCAATGCCATGGGCATGCCGCTGATCGAAAGCAACAATTTCCATGACGCGCTGTTCAGCCTCGGCTACGTCCATGCCAGCGACCGCATCAGCCAGATGGTGACCCTGCGCCTGCTGGCTCAGGGTCGTCTGGCAGAAATGTCCGGAGCCGAACGACTGGACGTCGATCGCTACATGCGTGCGGTCAACCTGAAGAAAAGCGCCGACGAGTTGTACAAAGCCTCCTCGCCGCGGCTCAAACGTTTCTTCGAAGTCTATGCCCGCGGCGTCAACGCGTACCTGTTCCGCTATCGCGACAAGTTGCCGCCGGATCTGGCCGCCACCGGCTACAAACCCGAATACTGGAAACCGCAAGATTCAGCGCTGATGTTTTGCCTGCTCAATTTCAGCCAGTCGGCCAACCTGCCAGAAGAAATCGCCGCATTGGTACTGGCCCAGACGGTCACCCCCGACAAACTGGCCTGGCTGAGCCCCTCGTACCCGGATGAACAACTGCCGATGGCCGAGGCCGACAAGCTGCAGGGCATCCGGCTCAGCGGCCAGGTCCCGGGCCTGAACGAAGTCAGCAAGGCCAGTGCCCAGTTGTCCGAACTCAACTTGCTGAATGTCGCGTCCTCCAGCAACTGGGCCATCGCCCCGCATCGCAGCCGCAATGGCAAGAGCCTGCTGGCCAGCGACAGCCATGGGCCGTTGAGCGTGCCGTCATTGTGGGTCCCCGTGCAGATTCGCGCGCCCAAGTACCAGGCGGCCGGAGTTTCCGTGGCGGGCATCCCGATGATTCTGGCAGGGTTCAACGGCAAAGTAGCCTGGAGCATGAGCAGCGTCTTGGGCGACAACCAGGACCTGTTCCTGGAAAAAATCCGACGCCAGGGCAACGGCTTGTCCTACGAGGTCAATGGCAAATGGCAGCCAGTGATGGTGCGCAACGAGACCTACTTCATCAAGGGCCAACGGCCGATTCGCGAAGCGGTGTATGAGACCCGCCACGGCCCACTGCTCAACAGCGTTCAGGGCCCGGCCATGGCCAACGGTCTTGGCCTGGCCTTGCAGACGCCGAGCTTGAGCGACGACAAAACCCTGGACGCGTTCTTCGATTTGTCCCGGGCGCAGAATGTCGAAAAAGCCTCCGATGCCAGCCGTGAAATCCGCGCCATCGCGGTGAACATGATCTTTGCCGACGCCAGCCACATTGGCTGGCAAGTCACCGGGCGCTATCCGAACCGCCGCGAAGGCGAAGGCCTGTTGCCATCGCCCGGTTGGGAAGGTCGCTACGATTGGGATGGCTACGCCGACCCGATGCTGCACCCCTACGATCAGGATCCGGCCCAGGGCTGGCTCGGCGCCGCCAACCAGCGCGTCATTCCCGACGGCTACGGCATGCAGTTGTCCAATTCCTGGGCCGCCCCAGAGCGTGGCGAGCGCATGGCCGAGCTGGCCGGGGCCGGCAAGCACGACAGTCGCAGCCTGACCGCCATGCAATATGACCAGACCACGACCTTTGCCGCCAAGCTCAAAAAAGTCTTCGAAGCCCCGGGCATGGCCCAACCGCTCAAGCAGGCGATCGACGCGCTGCCAGTGGCGGACCGGGCCAAGGCTCACGAGGCCTATACCCGGCTGATGGCTTTCGATGGCCGGCTCAGCCCAGGTTCCGCCGACGCAGCGATTTATGAACTGTTTCTGCAGGAAAGCATGAAGCAGATCTTCCTCGACGAACTTGGCCCGGACAGCAGTCCGGCGTGGAAAGCACTACTGGCCAACGGTCAGTTGTCCTACTCGGCTCAGGCCGATCACTTGCTCGGTCGCGAAGACAGCCCGTTCTGGGACGATGTGCGCACACCGCAGAAAGAAGACAAATCCGTGATCCTGGCCCGCAGCCTGGCAGCGGCCATCACTGCTGGCGACAGCCAGTTGGGCGGTGACCACAGGGCCTGGCAGTGGGGCAA encodes the following:
- a CDS encoding cysteine hydrolase family protein: MQLQKNAALILIDQQKGILHPRLGPRNNPNAEQRMLQLLGFWRQSARPVIHVHHLSRSPDSVFWPGQSGVEVQERFEPLAGERLVQKQVPDAFCGTRLEADLHEAGIGQLVIVGVATNNSVESTARTAGNLGFDTWVAEDACFTFDKADYFGHARSAGEVHAMSLSNLHGEYATVVSVTQILAAD
- a CDS encoding glutathione binding-like protein; its protein translation is MIDLYYWTTPNGHKISLFLEEAGMPYKVHPINIGQGEQFKPEFLKIAPNNRIPAIVDHEPADGGEPISLFESGAILLYLAEKTGQFIPEDLRGRQEVLQWLFWQMGGLGPMAGQNHHFSRFAPEKIPYAIKRYVEETARLYGVLDRRLADREFVAGNEYSIADMAIYPWTVSHQWQSQHLEDFPNVQRWFNRIKERPATVKAYALVDKINPPKP
- a CDS encoding penicillin acylase family protein, which translates into the protein MASPASIFSFPRLGVAAAVASVLGLSGCQTWNAQDTVPPTSGVQPLKGLAQNVSVRRNAMGMPLIESNNFHDALFSLGYVHASDRISQMVTLRLLAQGRLAEMSGAERLDVDRYMRAVNLKKSADELYKASSPRLKRFFEVYARGVNAYLFRYRDKLPPDLAATGYKPEYWKPQDSALMFCLLNFSQSANLPEEIAALVLAQTVTPDKLAWLSPSYPDEQLPMAEADKLQGIRLSGQVPGLNEVSKASAQLSELNLLNVASSSNWAIAPHRSRNGKSLLASDSHGPLSVPSLWVPVQIRAPKYQAAGVSVAGIPMILAGFNGKVAWSMSSVLGDNQDLFLEKIRRQGNGLSYEVNGKWQPVMVRNETYFIKGQRPIREAVYETRHGPLLNSVQGPAMANGLGLALQTPSLSDDKTLDAFFDLSRAQNVEKASDASREIRAIAVNMIFADASHIGWQVTGRYPNRREGEGLLPSPGWEGRYDWDGYADPMLHPYDQDPAQGWLGAANQRVIPDGYGMQLSNSWAAPERGERMAELAGAGKHDSRSLTAMQYDQTTTFAAKLKKVFEAPGMAQPLKQAIDALPVADRAKAHEAYTRLMAFDGRLSPGSADAAIYELFLQESMKQIFLDELGPDSSPAWKALLANGQLSYSAQADHLLGREDSPFWDDVRTPQKEDKSVILARSLAAAITAGDSQLGGDHRAWQWGKLHRYQWKNSSGQIVRGPIPAGGDATTLNSSAFAWGEDFNTTLAPAMRFIVDFGQPEPLMIQGGPGQSGNPASPNYVNGIDPWIKGQYQHLPLQPQNFERAYGKARLTLVPGK